The stretch of DNA AATCTCGTAAAATCAAGTTTTCTTAGTACTATAAGGGTAACGGGAGGACATAATTCGTTAACAAGTAAAAGAGATTCGTGCGCATGCCAAAACCACGTGCTTGGTGTGAGCCCACGGACAGTACAAAGGCAAGGATCGAGAACTACTACTCGATAAAAAATGGCTGCATCTAAAGCTACCGTAAGTATATATATTTAGCAAATAGTCTTGAGTTTAATCAAAATTGTTTTGAGAGCATTTTTCCACAAAATGTGCAGTGAAGAATAAAATTGCAGTGAAGAATAAGAATGCTGATCGTTGAAGCAAATTAAGGTATAGTGTTTGTCGAATCAGCCGGAACCGACATCTGGATTGGTTGAATAAAAGCTATTCTTTGGATTTAAAATGCCTTAGTATTgccttttctttttatcaatTTAAGAAGATTTCATAGGCTTGTTTCCTCTTCCATGCAAGCGAAACTTACAGTACAAAAGACTTTAAATCCTTTATTTGCAAGTTAAACCATAAGCATCGAATCTTCCTTTTTAGAGGCTTGTGTGGCTAGTTTTGACTATAGGAAATAGAACTTTGTATCAAAGAGTAACTTTGTATTAAATATAGAATTCTTGAGAACAAGCGTATTTCCAAAGGGATTATTAGCAGCACATTAGTGCAGAAGCAAAGCTCTATTCGAGGCAAATAggtgaaaaaaaagaacattacAAGCCCACCAAAAATGGATGAATTATCTCGTGGATCTCAACGTCCAGATCACTTTTACCCTCGTTTTTGGAGGATATTAATGATAAGAcattgttttaaatataaaataaaagaaactcACGACCATGCCAAAACCACGTGGCCTCCACCAAGCTTGAAGTCACGAGCCATCCTTTGCATGCAGCTCAAGAACATGTTTTCGATCAAAACGCGCTTCAAAACGCAAATAAATGGGCGACAATCCTAAATCAACCGTTAATATTACAAGTTAATGGTGTTGTCTCGAGACTgtttccaaaattgtttaaggGGATCGATATATTCGCTACAAAATACTAAACAAAATAGGTTTGAAAcaatcaagatggcggccgatGTTGAAtatgaaaaggtatgttatgGAGGCCTGTCGACCTTAAATTTAAGATTTCAAATCCATTGCATTTGAAAGAACGCAAAACGAGATGCTTTAAGTCGATTTGATGAtgtttttattagttttttcGTCAAAATTCGATCAAGCTGTCGTATTGAAGATGGCCGTCTGAGTGGGATTTTCAAAATGTACGAAAAGACACTATGATATCTTcctcagaaaaaaagactTTCCGAATAAAAGCATATTCAATACTCGCTGAAGAGGTATCATAACAAATTTCTCAAATGTGCAGTGGAGAATGAAAACAGTGGTTGTGCTTTGTCGTCATGCAGAATGAAGTTATAGTGTTTGTGCACTTGGTCGGATCGAGCGGCATACAACCGTAAACTGCAGCTGGATCGGTTGAATCAGCAGTCATTCTTAAGATTTAAAATGCTTTAAGAAAAATTGTTTCTCCTTATCAATATCGGGAGATTTCCTAGGCTCATTCCCGTCTGGctctattgtttttgtttggagGGTAAGCGGGGAAGACGGCACCCAAAGCAAACAACTAAAGTCGCGGTATCTAGCCGAATACAGAACACTTTTCTTCCCTAGAATATAAAAACGTCTTGTGGAAAATTCCGCACAATAGTTATTTTACTTCCATACGGAATCATACAGTTAAAAGCTCTGATTTAACCGTTCCAGCTGTCTGTAATAATTACTATGCCTTTCATTTTGCTTTATGACAAAGCACAACATTGTTTTATGTTCCTTCATTTGAGGAATGTGCCTTCAGCCAGTCTAGAATATGCTTTGATTGCGGAAGCATTTTTCTAAGGAAGactggtaaaaaaaactttgtttttacaaTGTGAAAATCCAAATATTTTTCCTTCTCTCAATATAAGAACTTTCAGAACTTTTAGTTTTTTTACTTACCTTCCATACCAAATCTTGCAGTAGAAGTCATCAGTGGTAGAAACTGATTTTCATTGCACAACCGAAAGGTGATGCCATGAACCCGTGCGAAAACCAATGAAATAGAATTTCTTATGTATTTTTATGCTAAAGTTATAATTTGACAGCCTTGATTCCTCGTAGTCCCAACAGACATAAGCTACGCTAATGACATTTAACAGCATATTTTCAATTGGCCTTATCGACGTCTTCTTTTAGGAGGAACATTGGCAACGTTGAAGATGACGGTTTAAGCTTTTTTTGGTAACACTGCAATCATTTCCACAAATTCTTCATCGATTTCCAGAAAAATCGAATATGTTCCCAACTTACTGGATGTAACCTTGATATTCCTTGAACGTTATGAATTTTTGATTGCGCACCATGGTAGATGACTGTGTTTATATGAGGCACAAACATCAAGTTGGCAAACATCTTATACCTTTTGATAAATCCATTGTTACAATGacaaaaaaagttttcaatcCTCCTTCCATCAACGAACTTGTTCCTATTTGCAACGAGCATATTTGACTCCTTGCTCTGAGTCACTAAAATCAAGATGCGGAACACTAACTCATCCTCGAAAAATTTGCATGTCATGCTTTGGTTATCAGCAACAATTCATATTTTGTATTAActttgaatgtttattgagTTTTATAACATCTTTACTCTATTGCTCGACAGACAGAAGATCCTAAGTTTGGATTAAACTTAAATTCAAATCTATCTAATCGTATCTATGCTGGGGTATGATTTTGATTTAAGTTGCCTTATTGGCGCATTTGTTTGCTCAAACATAATCTTCCAATTCTTCTGctacaaaaactaaaaaaatcttGTGGAAAATAGGAAAACCTAATTTGACTCTGAGAAACAAAACCAAGAATAATCAGAATGTAGAGTATTTTATAATAGAATGACGTCTTTTTTCTGACAAAAAAGTGTTTTCTTTGCGGCTCTGAAGATGATAGTCAAATCTCCTTGTGATGCTCTGTTTAAGGAATGTTTGGAATGAGCCTAGTAAGCATAAACGCAACAGAGAAAAACCTAGATACTGTAATAGTATTaacagccaaattcgttgttgcgcgacctcggcgaatccaaTATTCTTGTGTCGTTTGGGAAATAGCGCGAGTCAATCAAACTTTGGTCCGCGTATGATTTGTGCTATTCCTAAAAACATGGATTTCATCATCGTCTTTGTTATTCAATAACAAGTCTGGGCATCTTATAATGAGTACGAAGTGAAGGTCCCTTGGCATTGTGATGATAATTTTGATCAAACCTTGTTTTGATCCGCATTTGTGCGAAAAATCTTATACTACACGATGTCTGTCATTCTTATTCCATATTTCACCCTTTATCACTCGAGCGGGGTAATTTTCAGTATATAGTTTATGCATAAACAGTTGTCATAGTTTAAAAGTAACGAATTGCCATAGAAAATGCCATAGAAAATTGCGCGAGATATTCCCGCCAAAAGTGGATAAAAGCCCTCAGCGAATAAATTTAGGCACGTGGAGCGTCGGGTTCGGCCATTTGAGTTGTTCCACGCGGTAGAGCTACATTTATTGTTAGGCTGTATCAGTTCTGTCAACGATATGGACCTGAACTACAACGTATGTAGAAGTCTAGGGTACAAATTACGTTTAGAGGTTAGGGAAAAGGGGCAGGGGACAAAAGCGGTGTGAAATCAATGCTAAGGAAGAGAAAAATGAAAGAAGAGAAACCATCGTCCCCAGTTCTTCTGCGATCAGCAAGCATAAGTTTACCTCTAAAGgcttaaattatttttacgCTACAGTCACGGATCTTTAAGACATATTGATCAACCTACTGCTAGGAAAGAATCGATGAGTAAAACAAATTTGGGAATGATGCTTTTTACAGGAATAGTCGAATAATAGCGAGGACTGTTGaacatgtttattttttatgtaaaGCGTTCTTGACTGAAGCAATACTTGGCAGACGCTATTGTTTTCAGTCTTCCTGTTTGGGAAATGAACttgggtatttttaggggCTCCTAGCTGTCCTTTCAGATATAACCATTGTTTTTACAGACTCGTGAGGGTCCACCACCAAAAAAGCAAGAAGCTGTTGAAGAGCAATTGGAAGCGGACGAGAAGCTCGAGATAGATGAGGTAAAGTTTTGCGTAGCTTGTGCATGCGAATACAGAAATTTTAGATGTCGGTCCAAAAAGGTGCTCTTTTAAGCCTTTTGCCCTAAACCGATGCTAAAGTAACTAGGACATGTGTGCAAAAACTTACTGGAATGACAGTACTGCTCTTGAACATATGTACACTATTCGCGACACTTTTGAGGAAAGGAATATTACGATCACTTCATCAAAGTTTTAAAGACCGCGGTGAAGTTAGCAACTAACTCAGCAGATAATTCAAGTAGTGAAGTTATACAGCGAATTCAGCAACCAATTCGAACAAAAGTTATAATAACGTCCTGATTTAATCAAATCTCGTCTGCAAACACTTAAAGCTTAAGTATTATGATTGTCTAGTGAACTACCGACCATTGTACAATTTCGTGGCTTCTCAGATTTTATGCAAATTACCTAAAAGCTGGTTATCCATATAAAACTGCTAAATTGGTTAGAGTTTCGTTGTTTCTTGGGCTTCTTGTGAACAGAAGCAAGTGAATGAGATGATAAAGAGC from Nematostella vectensis chromosome 8, jaNemVect1.1, whole genome shotgun sequence encodes:
- the LOC116619844 gene encoding uncharacterized protein LOC116619844 isoform X3, encoding MVLSRDCFQNCLRGSIYSLQNTKQNRFETIKMAADVEYEKTREGPPPKKQEAVEEQLEADEKLEIDEVFAAEEEEKEKVTDKKKNPVEQEDIDPQYGLTDRGHPVVQETGNRDEESDDVEERV